From the genome of Anopheles moucheti chromosome 3, idAnoMoucSN_F20_07, whole genome shotgun sequence, one region includes:
- the LOC128305420 gene encoding inactive hydroxysteroid dehydrogenase-like protein 1 has translation MLCTLLALLGLYVGAVWLYENLHTPVLLVLRSIQQLVFRQKLPQRYGKWAVITGASDGIGKGYAHYLARKGMSIVLVARNEAKLAKVAAEIKSKHGVEIKIVVADFSKGLEIYPLLQTALTPLDIGILVNNVGVTHGPPMYVDEVSQQMLWDLINVNVAAVTLMCNILVPAMKHRQRGLIINLSSIASVNPSPCMATYGASKAYTTSFSVALGEELRPFGVEVQTVRPSFVYTNMTHFMAEDEKNTRYRKYLVPLDNFMTYAGYTIGKVYMTTGHWSHGLQFAALYLLPEFVRVIIIGQMNKKLRNEFHVQKKTKAQ, from the exons ATGTTGTGTACACTGCTTGCATTGCTCGGCCTGTACGTTGGTGCTGTTTGGTTATACGAAAATCTTCATACTCCTGTACTGCTGGTACTGAGAAGCATTCAACAGTTAGTGTTTCGCCAGAAGCTCCCTCAGCGATACGGCAAATGGGCCG TAATCACCGGTGCATCGGATGGCATTGGAAAGGGTTACGCACATTATCTCGCCCGGAAGGGCATGTCGATAGTGTTGGTAGCTCGCAACGAAGCCAAGCTCGCTAAAGTGGCTGCCGAAATCAAATCGAAACACGGTGTGGAGATAAAAATTGTTGTGGCCGATTTTTCCAAGGGACTAGAAATCTATCCGCTTCTTCAAACAGCTCTTACTCCGTTAGATATAGGCATCCTGG TGAACAATGTTGGCGTTACCCACGGCCCTCCCATGTATGTCGACGAAGTATCTCAACAGATGCTGTGGGACTTGATCAATGTTAATGTGGCCGCTGTAACGTTGATGTGTAATATCTTAGTGCCCGCAATGAAACATCGCCAACGTGGCCTTATCATAAACCTTTCCTCGATCGCGTCCGTGAATCCATCACCCTGTATGGCAACTTACGGTGCATCGAAAGCTTACACGACAAGCTTCTCGGTAGCGTTGGGAGAAGAGTTACGTCCGTTCGGTGTTGAGGTCCAAACTGTGCGGCCCTCCTTTGTATACACCAATATGACGCACTTCATGGCGGAAGATGAGAAGAACACACGATACCGAAAGTATCTGGTCCCTCTAGACAACTTCATGACGTACGCGGGATACACGATCGGTAAGGTCTACATGACCACCGGTCACTGGTCACACGGGCTACagtttgctgctctttatcTGTTACCGGAGTTCGTACGAGTAATCATCATTGGACAAATGAACAAGAAGCTGCGTAATGAATTCCATGTTCAAAAGAAGACAAAAGCGCAATAA